The region TCAGCGACTTATGGCGCGACTTTAACGCGATCAACAGGGCCGAGCCGATGCCTTGCCCTCGCGCCGCATAGGACACATAGAGCGCGTCCAACTCGCCCCCCTCACAAGCGGCAAAACCGGTGATTTTGCCTGCTTGCTCGGCTACGGTGACCCAGCCCCGCGCGATCATAGCATCTGCATGGGCGATGTCCTCTGCCGCTGTATGAATGCGCGGCAACCAATTGGTATCGCGCGCAAAATCGCTCATGATGCCGCCTACAGCGCCCGCGTCCAAGGGCTGCGCTGGACGCAGAGTAGCGGGGCGGGTCAACACTTCGCTCATAGTCGGTCCCCGATCAGAAACTCCGCCGCGCGGTCGAGCCGGATATGCGGTGGCCCGTCGCCGGGGCGCAGGTCCAACACCGCCGGCGCAAAACGCATGATCTGGTAATCCGCCCCCAGCCATTCCTGCGCGCCCTGCCGGGCGGGGGTCAGCAAATGCGCCGGGTCTTCGGGCAGTTCACCGGGGTAAAAAGCCGCCTGCCGCCCGCGCGTTTCATCATCGTTCAGCAGCGTGCCGCGCACCACGTCAAGTTGCTCTCCACCATGCGTCATCACGTCTTCGGTCGTGGCCCGCAGGCTGGCAATGGCCATCGCCCGCGTGCCCGCGCCCGCATATTGCGCCCGGTCCCGCGCGTCGCGGATCAGCGCCTGCATGATGCCGCTCAGCCGGGGATGCTGGCTGTGGTGCAGATGATCGGCCTTGGTG is a window of Sulfitobacter sp. W027 DNA encoding:
- a CDS encoding GNAT family N-acetyltransferase — protein: MSEVLTRPATLRPAQPLDAGAVGGIMSDFARDTNWLPRIHTAAEDIAHADAMIARGWVTVAEQAGKITGFAACEGGELDALYVSYAARGQGIGSALLIALKSRHKSLTCWTFQANARAIAFYRQHGFAETARGDGSANDEGLPDLTLHWQREAA